GCGTGGGAGTTTGCAATGGAGATGCCTGAGAAGCCCAACTCCGATGTTTGGGCAGCTCTTCTTAGTTCAAGCACACTACATGGTGATGTTGAGATGGCAAATATAGCTGCCAAGGAACTTTTTAAATTGAATCCTGATGGCCGGCCAGGGGCATATGTTGCATTCTCTAATACTTTGGCGACCGCTGGGAAATGGGAAAGTGTAATTGAGCTTAGAGAGAAAATGAAGTTAAGCGGGATATCTAAAGACACCGCCTGCAGTTGGATTGATACTGATAGTGGTTGATGAGCTTTCGTATGGTTGAGGACAAGTTCACTGCAAAGACTCAAGAGCACACGATGTTCAAGCTGTATGGAGCCTGAGGAAAAGCCTCCTAGCTCAGTTTTGAACCTGACAAACAAATTAACGGGTGCTAACTCAGCCGGTGTCTCATTGAGTTCGTGCAGCGGGACTGCTCCGGCTTTCGGGGAGCATAGAATGTTGCTCAATTTGACAAGCCATAACCATGTCCAGAGGTAATTTTCTGTGGAAAGGGGATACTTATTCGTGTGGAGCAAGAATCGGATTGCAGTCTACTGTTAAGTTATACTTTAGCAGTCAGTAATTCAAGTTTGTTCACTCTCAAAGCTAAACCACAGTATGATTTGCTGATCACAAATTAAATAGTTACCTAATTGTAATTTTACATTGAAACGCATAGGGGTAATATTAGGGAGACCATTTATTTCGACTATATTTTGAAAATCACGTCAactgttgattaacgtgcttattgtttaatgtttattggtgatacattatataatttacaaatttgatctaaaaaattggttacctagcattactcaataGACAATGTGATAATCACAACTTCTTTCACCATCAAAATGTCAATTTTAATGGGCGTCTACTAGTCAAATACAAGTCCAACAGCTATGGAATTCACGTGCACAGAACTTATAGCTCAATTTGTCATTTATCTTTTCATCTGAAGCCTGGAGTTCTTCCTCTAATTTCGTTTATaattatttggaaaaaaaaaaaaaattcgtttataattaaaaaaaaaatattgaatacaGCCGAAAAATAATAGAGTTATAACGGCTATTTGGATTCCTTGAATCATTATATTTGCATATTAAATGCAAGTCCATGTGGAGCTTGGAATCGGAAAAGGAGGTTCGTTGGTCAAGAAAAGTGGGAGAACGACCTGGGAATGTGTTATTGGTTGGTTCTCATCCAAAAGAATTatcttcggatcctctttgtgaggattccggaGATCAATGAATTGTCTCTGTTCATCATACATTatgcggtcagtttttatcagatactgtttttgttcaattttaaataaaaataatttaaaataattttctgaccgCATAATGTATGATAAACGGACACAATTTACGGATCcccgaaattctcacaaagatgATCCGGATTCGATTCTCATGTtcgaagattttttttattttttttattttccaacgatttgtttatttttacaaaCCTGAGTTTGATCAAAGTAAATAAATCAATGTGTTTTGCtctatgaatataagtttgtatttttcttatttggatAAATATATTGCACGTTTAATTCCAATAAATAAGAATGGAAATCGTTTTAAATCTTGAGTTTTATATGTTTACAAAAATATGCCCTTATCGtaattatcaaaatgaaataaaaaaccaCCTAGAGGATAAATAAATTGTGTGGTGCAGCTGATCTTAACCGTTGCTACTGTGAATTCCACAAACATGAACAGCCAGGATGAGCTGCGACAAGGGTAATGCTAGAtatattaaatttgtagataaaattggtaaattaaatgatgtgccATCAATAGGaatgaacacgtttatcaaTGCTTACTTagtaatccaattatcaactttcatatcatttaatttataaagttttgtttacaaatttaatcttcctagtATAAAATATATAGGAATTCTTGTAGTTTAGAGGAAAGCCGGCAATAGAATACAAGTCCTTGTTTGACTATATACACCCCCAAACTATACCTATTCCGTAGTCATATCGTTTCCTACAATCGACAACAAACCAAACGAAGTTGCCTTCCGTAGTTATCGTCTTCCGCAACCTGCAAACTATAAAGAAGTAGAAGAGAGACAAGAACACCAAAAGACAAGCGATGAGCTGCTGCTGCGGAGACGATTGTGAATGCAGGCCGCTAGGGTTTCTCCTCGGCCTGCCCTTTGCCTTCGTCGCTCTCATTCTCTCCGTCATCGGCGTCGTCATCTGGATAGTCGGGTTGGCGTTGACTTGCATATGTCCGTGCTGCTTGTGCGTGACGATCATAGTTGAGTTTGCTCTGGCGTTGATCAAGCTTCCCTTTTCGATCATGAAGTGGTTCACATCTAAGATTCCTTGTTAATTACTATCTGATACGTAGCGTGTAATCTAATAGTGGTTTGTTCATTTTTCAACCACAGTTTTTTTTTCTCGATCTTTCCACTttctgttgatttttttttgttgaagattTGTTCAAACATTGCAAAAGAAAGCCTTACGAATCCTTGTTCGATGAATTAGggtaaatttatgaaatttgggTTGGCAATTagaaagtttcattaattatTTGTTATTACAAATCTtcattattattcttttttttatttttagaaaacttCGACAATGCAAAGGAAATTTTATTGCTCTACTGAATTTTTTTCCATAGCGTGAGCATTTGTTTACTTACTGCAATTTTATTGGTGGCTATACAATTTCAACATATATTATTCTGAACTTAATTGGGTGAGATAAGGCTCAATGAATTCATTCAACATTCAAGTGTAGAGTTTTATCCTAAGAGGCTTCGTTGCTATCAATAGT
This genomic stretch from Pyrus communis chromosome 2, drPyrComm1.1, whole genome shotgun sequence harbors:
- the LOC137724348 gene encoding signaling peptide TAXIMIN 1-like, which codes for MSCCCGDDCECRPLGFLLGLPFAFVALILSVIGVVIWIVGLALTCICPCCLCVTIIVEFALALIKLPFSIMKWFTSKIPC